The genomic DNA ATCTTTGCTGAGATGGTCAACGGCTGCGCTGGTCGGATACGGCGGTGGCAGCCGGGCCGGAACGGATTGCTGACATGACCGGACCGAGGCTGCCCGACGGTTTTGCCGTGCAGGTGGATCGCCGGGTCAAGGTGCTCGGGGCCGGCGCGGCCCTACTCGGCGGGTCGCCTACCCGGTTGCTGCAGCTGGCTCCCACGGCGCAGACCATGCTCAACGGCGGCCGTCTGGAGGTGCACGACGCGCAGAGCGCGCAACTGGCCCGGACTTTGCTCGACGCCACGGTCGCGCATCCCCGCCCGCCCAGCGGGCCGTCGCACCGTGACGTGACGGTCATTATTCCGGTGCGCGACAACGTATCCGGCCTGCATCGGCTGATCGCGGCGTTGCGGGGTCTGCGGGTGATCGTGGTCGACGACGGCTCGGCGGTTCCGGTCTCGCAATCAGAATTTGCCGAGATGCACTGCGATGTGCAGGTGCTCCGGCACTTCCGTAGCAACGGCCCGGCGGCCGCCCGCAACACGGGCCTGGCCGCGACGGAGACCGATTTCGTGGCGTTCCTCGACTCGGATGTGGTGCCGCGGCGGGGGTGGCTGGAGGCATTGCTCGGACACTTCTGCGACCCGGCGGTGGCGCTGGTGGCGCCGCGCATCGTCGGGCTGCACACCGCCGACAACGTCGTCGCCCGGTACGAGGCCGTGCGGTCGTCGTTGGATCTCGGGATGCGGGAGGCGCCGGTGGTGCCCTACGGCCCGGTGTCCTACGTACCGAGTGCGGCCATCATCTGCCGGCGCTCCGCGCTGACCGGGGTGGGCGGGTTCGACGAGACCATGCAGTCCGGTGAGGATGTCGATCTGTGCTGGCGCCTGGTCGAATCCGGGGCCCGCCTGCGGTACGAGCCGATCGCGCTGGTTGCTCACGACCACCGGACAGATCTGCGAGAGTGGTTCAACCGCAAGGCTTTCTATGGCACCTCGGCAGCGCCGTTGACCGCCCGGCATCCGGGCAAGACCGCCCCGGTGGTGATCTCCGGGTGGACGCTGATGGTGTGGCTGCTCCTGGCCATGGGGTCGTGTTTCGGATACCTCGGCTCGGTGGTGATCGCGATCTTCACCGGCCGGCGCATCGCACGGTCCCTCAGCACGGTCGATACCGAACCCACCGAGGTCGCGGCGGTGACCGCGCGAGGGCTGTGGTCGGCGGCTCTCCAGTTGTGCTCGGCGATTTGTCGGCACTACTGGCCGGTCGCCCTGGTCGCCGCCCTGATGTTCCGGCGGGCCAGACACGCGGTGCTGGTGGCCGCGGTGCTCGACGGCGTGGTCGACTGGGCGACCCGGCGCGGCAATGCCGACGACGACACCAAACCCGTCGGCCTGCTGACCCACATCCTGCTCAAGCGTCTGGACGATCTCGCCTACGGGATGGGACTGTGGACCGGTGTGGTGCGGGAACGTCAGCTGGGCGCGCTCAAGCCGCAGCTGCGGAGCTAACCCGAGTTGGAGTGCGACGTCCTGATCGTCGGTGCCGGAAGCGCCGGATCAATTCTGGCTGAACGGCTTTCCACCGATCCCAGCTGCCAGGTCACGGTCGTTGAGGCCGGCCCGGCGCCGAGTGATCCGCGGGTGGCGGCACAGATCACCGATGCCCTGCGGCTGCCGATCGGGGCGGCCAGCTCGGTGGTCCGTCACTATGCGTCGGTGTTGACCGACAACCCGCCCCG from Mycobacterium sp. DL440 includes the following:
- the mftF gene encoding mycofactocin biosynthesis glycosyltransferase MftF (Members of this protein family, MftF, are glycosyltransferases, members of PF00535 (glycosyl transferase family 2). The encoding gene is found as part of the mycofactocin cassette, in Mycobacterium tuberculosis, many other Actinobacteria, and occasional members of other lineages. Mycofactocin itself, a putative redox carrier, is a heavily modified derivative of the C-terminal Val-Tyr dipeptide of the mycofactocin precursor MftA (TIGR03969).) — encoded protein: MTGPRLPDGFAVQVDRRVKVLGAGAALLGGSPTRLLQLAPTAQTMLNGGRLEVHDAQSAQLARTLLDATVAHPRPPSGPSHRDVTVIIPVRDNVSGLHRLIAALRGLRVIVVDDGSAVPVSQSEFAEMHCDVQVLRHFRSNGPAAARNTGLAATETDFVAFLDSDVVPRRGWLEALLGHFCDPAVALVAPRIVGLHTADNVVARYEAVRSSLDLGMREAPVVPYGPVSYVPSAAIICRRSALTGVGGFDETMQSGEDVDLCWRLVESGARLRYEPIALVAHDHRTDLREWFNRKAFYGTSAAPLTARHPGKTAPVVISGWTLMVWLLLAMGSCFGYLGSVVIAIFTGRRIARSLSTVDTEPTEVAAVTARGLWSAALQLCSAICRHYWPVALVAALMFRRARHAVLVAAVLDGVVDWATRRGNADDDTKPVGLLTHILLKRLDDLAYGMGLWTGVVRERQLGALKPQLRS